Proteins from a genomic interval of Ciona intestinalis unplaced genomic scaffold, KH HT000544.1, whole genome shotgun sequence:
- the LOC108950665 gene encoding THAP domain-containing protein 3, with protein MPQRCSVPKCGMRTGGHTFPSDARLLKQWVIAIRRNARKSTGKRWFPSEHDVVCKKHFQQEDYITRIYDSQKCNLKPGAIPSKFDFKTDKTLHSSISVATTSKTRSGQEFSTEATPIIEEDDLVQEEVVTHHMVDYTSYGLL; from the exons ATGCCGCAACGCTGTTCAGTGCCTAAATGTGGAATGCGAACCGGTGGACATACATTTCCATCTGATGCACGGCTTCTAAAGCAATGGGTTATTGCTATAAGAAGGAATGCCCGCAAATCAACCGGAAAACGTTGGTTCCCTTCTGAACATGATGTTGTTTGCAAGAAACATTTTCAGCAAGAAGATTATATTACAAGGATATATG attCACAGAAGTGTAATTTGAAACCTGGTGCGATTCCTAGCaagtttgattttaaaacgGATAAAACACTACACTCGAGCATTTCAGTCGCAACAACCTCAAAAACAAGATCTGGTCAAGAATTCTCCACTGAAGCTACACCCATTATAGAAGAAGACGATTTGGTACAAGAAGAGGTGGTTACACATCATATGGTTGATTACACATCATATGGTTTATTGTGA